Proteins from a genomic interval of Rosa chinensis cultivar Old Blush chromosome 2, RchiOBHm-V2, whole genome shotgun sequence:
- the LOC121051131 gene encoding uncharacterized protein LOC121051131, which yields MAAKKKLVLRDDVNMVFEEELVHAIDGKPTILENESRDVFSVPKARVKDAEVLLGQNECKLAIDSVENIVAIGTVINVDFGTNQQTIHGVPLGEKNVCVSIIRTLIHEALLPFPIKDEIVTVKDAIGTCVAWPKNLVIAPAADAKKKPKRKNQKRTTVDMFEDNEDLQNLPPNLPAAVTTMCIWANTELRDGATIHTTFDAEIFGHPRKAVVFRSDIYAMAHMLELAGGCIVFYMSYLHDVLKMSKMTDMVTFVDPDHTGALGCGNPTERARSLSNRFKNGKPGQIYLVSYNSGSHWMLSVVNPDEEIIYFMDPLKRRLITGEWKTILDNSIKIYNANKSRKGRKLIQWKNLVGIPEQNGGKSCGYWIMRYMKEIVEDKNLEFATKWDRRTNLVYTEQDIDEVRAEWVKHVLKFPQM from the exons ATGGCTGCaaagaagaagttggttttaAGAGACGATGTGAACATGGTGTTTGAAGAGGAACTTGTGCATGCCATTGATGGGAAGCCAACAATATTGGAAAATGAGTCGAGAGATGTCTTTTCTGTTCCGAAGGCAAGAGTAAAGGATGCAGAG GTTTTGTTAGGTCAGAACGAGTGCAAATTGGCTATTGATTCAGTGGAAAATATTGTAGCCATTGGAACAGTCATCAATGTCGACTTTGGGACCAACCAACAAACTATCCATGGTGTTCCATTGGGAGAGAAAAATGTCTGCGTCTCTATCATTCGGACTTTGATTCATGAAGCTTTGCTACCATTTCCCATAAAAGATGAGATAGTGACAGTTAAGGATGCCATTGGGACTTGTGTTGCTTGGCCGAAGAACCTAGTCATTGCCCCTGCAGCAGATGCCAAG AAAAAACCAAAGCGTAAAAATCAAAAGAGGACCACAGTGGATATGTTTGAAGATAATGAAGACTTGCAAAACCTACCTCCGAATCTCCCAGCAGCTGTAACTACCATGTGCATTTGGGCCAACACTGAATTGCGGGATGGGGCCACCATTCACACCACTTTTGATGCTGAAATTTTTGGTCATCCAAGGAAAGCTGTTGTCTTTAGAAGTGACATCTATGCCATGGCACACATGTTGGAACTAGCAGGAGGCTGTATTGTTTTTTACATGAG CTACCTGCATGATGTTTTGAAGATGTCCAAGATGACTGACATGGTAACCTTTGTTGACCCTGATCACACAGGTGCACTTGGCTGTGGAAATCCAACTGAACGAGCTCGGTCTTTGTCTAATCGGTTTAAAAATGGGAAGCCTGGCCAGATTTATTTGGTGTCATATAACTCTGG TTCTCATTGGATGTTGTCTGTTGTGAATCCCGATGAAGAGATCATTTACTTCATGGATCCGTTAAAGAGGCGCCTCATAACCGGTGAATGGAAAACAATTTTGGATAA CTCCATTAAAATCTACAATGCCAACAAGAGTAGGAAAGGGAGGAAACTAATCCAATGGAAAAATCTTGTT GGTATTCCTGAGCAAAATGGTGGGAAGAGTTGTGGTTATTGGATAATGCGTTACATGAAGGAGATAGTTGAAGACAAGAATTTAGAGTTTGCTACTAAG TGGGATAGAAGAACAAATCTTGTTTACACAGAACAGGATATTGATGAAGTTCGAGCTGAATGGGTGAAGCATGTTTTGAAGTTTCCACAAATGTAG